Proteins encoded in a region of the Carassius auratus strain Wakin chromosome 21, ASM336829v1, whole genome shotgun sequence genome:
- the LOC113039228 gene encoding urokinase plasminogen activator surface receptor-like, producing the protein MDLQISAFLLFLLFTAGHSLSCYECSGLLGSCASQNVKTCPSGRSKCMSSTTVVNVVGSGTKVKAKDCIADCVSGSMNIGVGKTSFACCNTDRCNFQDAPDPSIVPNGKMCYSCDDKSCSNILKCSGSEDRCFKASGTLGGQSTVVKGCVSKSICDAETSVRDIQEASCCSGNLCNGAQSVSQSFLFLCCSLLSFILLH; encoded by the exons ATGGATCTGCAAATCTCAGCTTTTCTTCTGTTCCTTCTGTTCACTGCAG GACACTCTCTCAGCTGTTATGAGTGCTCAGGTCTGTTGGGCTCTTGTGCaagtcaaaatgtaaaaacatgtccCAGTGGACGTTCGAAGTGCATGAGTTCAACAACGGTAGTAAATGTTG TTGGCAGTGGTACTAAAGTGAAAGCTAAAGACTGTATTGCTGACTGTGTAAGTGGATCCATGAACATCGGTGTTGGAAAGACATCATTTGCGTGCTGTAACACAGACCGGTGCAACTTCCAAGACGCTCCAG ATCCCTCTATTGTCCCCAACGGAAAGATGTGTTACTCCTGTGATGACAAGAGCTGCTCAAACATATTGAAGTGTTCAGGGAGTGAAGACCGCTGCTTTAAAGCCTCAG GGACTTTAGGTGGCCAGTCAACAGTTGTAAAAGGCTGTGTCTCTAAATCTATCTGTGATGCTGAAACATCGGTTAGAGATATTCAGGAAGCCTCGTGTTGTTCAGGGAATCTGTGTAACGGTGCTCAGAGCGTCTCTCAGAGCTTCCTGTTCCTCTGCTGTTCTCTGCTCTCCTTCATCCTCCTGCACTGA